A stretch of the Actinoalloteichus fjordicus genome encodes the following:
- a CDS encoding AraC family transcriptional regulator produces MYRERRPSEPLRGLVRCLWRARESTTRLIIPDGCLDVIVAAERVFVAGPDTRAWQSTVPPDTVITGLRFQPGQAARALGVPADALRDSRVELSELWGPTGARLADRLRADPAALAEVIAGRPLARPDPELTEVLARIDAGATRVSAVIADVALSERQLRRRFRAAVGYGPATYLRISRLRRAIAAAEHGTPLAEVASRAGYADQSHLSRDTRELTGRTPAVFLRRR; encoded by the coding sequence GTGTATCGGGAACGACGACCGTCGGAGCCGCTGCGCGGCCTGGTCCGCTGCCTGTGGCGCGCGCGGGAGTCCACGACCCGGCTGATCATCCCCGACGGATGCCTGGATGTGATCGTGGCCGCCGAGCGGGTCTTCGTCGCGGGCCCGGACACCCGCGCCTGGCAGTCCACGGTGCCGCCGGACACGGTGATCACCGGTCTGCGGTTCCAGCCAGGTCAGGCCGCGCGGGCGTTGGGCGTGCCTGCCGACGCACTGCGGGACTCCCGCGTCGAGCTGAGCGAGTTGTGGGGCCCGACGGGGGCACGCCTCGCCGACCGACTGCGGGCCGATCCGGCTGCCCTGGCCGAGGTGATCGCGGGCCGTCCGCTGGCCAGGCCCGATCCGGAGCTGACCGAAGTGCTCGCCAGGATCGACGCGGGCGCGACGCGGGTGTCCGCCGTGATCGCCGACGTGGCGCTGAGCGAGCGACAGCTCCGTCGCCGGTTCCGCGCCGCCGTCGGCTACGGTCCCGCCACCTACCTGCGGATCAGCAGGCTGCGTCGCGCGATCGCGGCGGCCGAGCACGGGACGCCGCTGGCCGAGGTCGCGAGCAGGGCCGGTTATGCCGACCAGTCGCACCTGTCCCGCGACACCCGGGAGCTCACCGGCCGCACCCCGGCGGTGTTCCTGCGTCGGAGATGA
- a CDS encoding GNAT family N-acetyltransferase, whose amino-acid sequence MPQPVIRPYRPADRDAVYDVCRRTVFPRADAAEVHPDLMADIFAGPYLHLQPELAFVLDDGERAVGYVIGAADTVSFAAEFAEVWLPMVADRHPPPGDLPHTPDEEMRTLLHAPGRMVHPVLADHPAHLHIDLLPQVQRSGYGRALMWTLLAALNARGVPRVHLGMVPENVAARAFYDRLGFEEITVPGAARGTYLGRSTEVPAGQAERR is encoded by the coding sequence ATGCCTCAGCCGGTGATCCGCCCCTACCGACCAGCCGATCGCGACGCCGTCTACGACGTCTGTCGCCGCACCGTGTTTCCGCGCGCGGACGCCGCCGAGGTCCATCCCGACCTGATGGCCGACATCTTCGCCGGTCCCTACCTGCATTTACAACCGGAGTTGGCGTTCGTCCTCGACGACGGCGAGCGGGCGGTCGGCTATGTGATCGGGGCGGCCGACACGGTGTCCTTCGCCGCGGAGTTCGCCGAGGTGTGGCTGCCGATGGTCGCCGACCGGCATCCGCCGCCCGGCGACCTCCCGCACACGCCCGACGAGGAGATGCGGACGCTGCTGCACGCCCCGGGACGGATGGTTCACCCCGTGCTCGCCGATCATCCGGCGCACCTGCACATCGACCTGCTGCCGCAGGTGCAGCGCTCCGGGTACGGCCGGGCCCTGATGTGGACGCTGCTCGCCGCGTTGAACGCGCGGGGGGTGCCACGGGTGCACCTGGGCATGGTCCCGGAGAACGTGGCGGCCCGTGCGTTCTACGACCGGTTGGGCTTCGAGGAGATCACCGTGCCCGGTGCGGCGCGCGGCACCTATCTGGGCCGCTCGACCGAGGTTCCCGCCGGGCAGGCGGAGCGTCGCTGA